A part of Anas acuta chromosome 26, bAnaAcu1.1, whole genome shotgun sequence genomic DNA contains:
- the ZAP70 gene encoding tyrosine-protein kinase ZAP-70 — protein MPDAAAHLPFYYGSIARSEAEEYLKLAGMSDGLFLLRQCLRSLGGYVLSMVCNLQFYHYAIERQMNGTYAIAGGKAHCGPEELCEFYSKDADGLCCTLRKPCNRPSGVEPQPGVFDSMRDNMVREYVRQTWRLEGDALEQAIISQAPQVEKLIATTAHERMPWFHGNISRDEAERRLYSGAQPDGKFLLREKKENGSYALSLVYGKTVYHYRIDQDKSGKYSIPEGTKFDTLWQLVEYLKLKPDGLIFALRESCPNPSMPASAAPVPPTHPSVSRHLGALNADGYTPEPVGKSRLLPMDTSVYESPYSDPEELKDKKLFLKRDHLMIDEVELGAGNFGCVKKGVYKMRKKQIDVAIKVLKSNNEKTVRDEMMTEAQIMHQLDNPYIVRMIGVCEAESLMLVMEMASGGPLNKFLSSKKDEITVSNIVELMHQVSMGMKYLEEKNFVHRDLAARNVLLVNQHYAKISDFGLSKALGADDSYYKARTAGKWPLKWYAPECILYHKFSSKSDVWSYGVTMWEAFSYGQKPYKKMKGPEVISFIEQGKRMECPTDCPAEMYTLMQQCWTYRWEERPGFISVENTIRAYYYSIATKTENGPETEDKSKAALP, from the exons ATGCCGGATGCTGCTGCTCACCTGCCCTTTTACTATGGCAGCATTGCCAGGTCGGAAGCGGAGGAGTACCTCAAGCTGGCAGGCATGTCGGATGGGCTGTTCCTGCTGCGGCAATGCCTGCGCAGTCTGGGGGGGTATGTCCTCTCCATGGTATGCAACCTGCAGTTTTATCATTACGCCATCGAGCGCCAGATGAACGGTACCTATGCTATTGCGGGGGGCAAAGCACACTGTGGGCCAGAGGAGCTCTGCGAGTTTTACTCCAAGGATGCCGATGGGCTCTGCTGCACCCTCCGCAAGCCCTGCAACCGCCCCAGTGGTGTGGAGCCCCAGCCTGGAGTCTTCGACAGCATGAGGGACAATATGGTGCGCGAGTACGTCCGGCAGACGTGGAGACTAGAG GGGGATGCACTTGAACAGGCCATCATAAGCCAGGCTCCACAGGTGGAGAAGCTCATTGCCACCACGGCCCATGAGAGGATGCCCTGGTTCCACGGCAACATCAGCCGGGATGAAGCTGAACGGAGGCTCTACTCTGGGGCACAACCTGATGGGAAGTTCCT gctgagagaaaaaaaggaaaacggCTCCTACGCTCTCTCCCTTGTCTACGGCAAAACAGTGTATCATTATCGGATAGACCAGGACAAGTCCGGCAAGTACTCCATCCCCGAGGGGACCAAGTTTGACACGCTCTGGCAG CTGGTGGAGTACTTGAAACTCAAACCGGATGGTCTGATTTTCGCCCTGAGGGAAAGTTGCCCCAACCCCAGCATGCCAG CCTCTGCAGCACCGGTTCCACCAACCCACCCCTCTGTGAGC agaCACCTTGGGGCTCTCAATGCAGATGGATACACGCCAGAGCCTGTAG GAAAGTCACGCTTGCTACCCATGGACACCAGTGTCTATGAGAGCCCGTACAGTGACCCTGAGGAACTGAAGGATAAGAAACTCTTCCTGAAGAGGGACCACCTGATGATTGATGAAGTGGAACTGGGTGCAGGAAACTTTGGCTGCGTCAAGAAAGGAGTCTACAAAATGAGAAA GAAGCAGATCGATGTGGCCATCAAGGTGCTGAAGAGCAACAATGAGAAAACAGTGAGAGATGAAATGATGACGGAAGCCCAGATCATGCATCAACTGGACAACCCTTACATTGTCCGCATGATTGGGGTCTGCGAGGCAGAGTCCCTAATGCTTGTGATGGAGATGGCTTCTGGAGGACCACTCAACAAGTTCTTGTCTTCCAAGAA AGACGAGATTACAGTCAGCAATATTGTGGAGCTGATGCATCAAGTATCCATGGGGATGAAGtacttggaggaaaaaaacttCGTCCACAGGGACCTGGCAGCCAGAAATGTCCTGCTGGTCAACCAGCATTATGCCAAGATCAGTGACTTCGGACTCTCCAAGGCTCTTGGTGCTGATGACAGCTACTACAAG GCCAGGACAGCAGGAAAGTGGCCCTTGAAATGGTATGCCCCGGAGTGCATCCTCTATCACAAGTTCTCCAGCAAGAGTGATGTATGGAGCTATGGTGTGACCATGTGGGAGGCCTTCAGCTATGGGCAGAAACCGTACAAG AAAATGAAAGGCCCAGAGGTTATTAGCTTCATAGAGCAAGGGAAGCGCATGGAGTGCCCCACGGACTGTCCGGCAGAGATGTACACCCTCATGCAGCAATGCTGGACCTACAG ATGGGAAGAGCGTCCAGgatttatttctgtggaaaacacaATCCGTGCCTACTACTACAGTATTGCTACCAAGACAGAAAATGGTCCAGAGACAGAGGACAAATCAAAAGCAGCTCTTCCTTGA